In a genomic window of Branchiostoma lanceolatum isolate klBraLanc5 chromosome 12, klBraLanc5.hap2, whole genome shotgun sequence:
- the LOC136445625 gene encoding INO80 complex subunit D-like isoform X2, with the protein MTEATLVQHGPYMARHQEENRSIGLGGKHALTLPKPASKSNEATGISMYQGKHIHYSEVDNKPLCSYSPKLCKQRRLNGYAFCIRHVLEDRSAPFKQCEFVAKYNNQRCTNPIPKSQDRNYCNSHLQVMGLAPKKERRKTSKEKIKKEPDNMVHVGNFPAWDPVMPPVPPITIKQEPLDEPVFRKPEPPAKQGKSVKSRLHNKITQNRLKKEDSNCHQLPTFSSSHMAVPPPSPHLSLHPFHTGMMPFHPSIPPSPLSYPLPPPYIPPTVPFMPARPRKPRKCVRKYLHEARRSEVRRLMKLLQCREEARVDLFSLIESSDSEDESHDSLPWQHSWFSDDSEEEDSSDSVDASPVRPRDKRLVTVHRSLCRKYTQLLQSLRRSAEKQALDQQESRTVLGSYCSDRRETVEVLREESRHKDSVVDKQSHRPTVRRRDVGVSRVCTGDWEGQKCTRRALPLTRFCVQHVGANPDQLLYQRCTARFSDGRQCSTTVFDIAHERPLCQEHARKRELSQKREADRKAAAALAAQHGPPPKKPRKKSKSSHSRSSKKSKSKKKRNSRPQKPIPPAKPVGNNDMSLSLGIDTSALSPAPEGIDPDDITEDLQELDGHDIEKSLELDIDDTDLNIDNVQSALEGTHHAPGLLESHDFADVLPKLPEDLEGFDFFTGKNGEFVPTREEAEELERALEAANDVVKKLQSNNELPSLIMQGDGQDNHMTGHMISQGGALMDHGSLSSQSAPAMDVGSLMNNDLGNSDLHNIRDVNSFDLENPVSLALVSPSLSTNQGMFPPPGQLNNGVASPNDASRRGQVDNQSPILMSHIPTSSQGSPYHNNDQRLLGNNGHYGNDLASLPTSTEVGTPQRPPWSSLSPSERNMIIGAAGQQILNTAVGQQLVNAGMFSLPVSSQGISSKYPTSVTLGPTADPMMLKQQLEGERLPEHLYSQLQQALNMNMNLAAHNNAEKNAESSGDPILNNYSSSGVTFPANGQ; encoded by the exons ATGACCGAGGCAACTCTAGTCCAACATGGCCCAT ATATGGCAAGACATCAAGAGGAAAACAGATCTAttgggctgggaggaaaacatgCACTGACCTTGCCCAAACCAG CATCCAAGAGTAATGAGGCCACAGGCATTAGCATGTACCAGGGGAAACACATCCACTACTCGGAGGTAGACAACAAACCCCTCTGTTCCTACAGCCCCAAACTCTGTAAGCAGCGGCGGCTCAACGGCTATGCCTTCTGTATCCGCCATGTTTTGGAGGACCGCTCGGCGCCGTTCAAGCAGTGCGAGTTCGTGGCCAAGTACAACAACCAGCGCTGCACCAACCCCATTCCTAAGAGCCAGGACAGAAA CTACTGCAACAGCCACTTACAAGTGATGGGGCTGGCTCCCAAAAAGGAACGAAGGAAAACCTCGAAAGAAAAGATAAAAAAGGAGCCGGACAATATGGTGCACGTCGGCAACTTTCCCGCCTGGGACCCTGTCATGCCTCCGGTACCACCAATCACCATCAAGCAGGAGCCTCTCGACGAACCCGTGTTCCGCAAACCGGAGCCGCCCGCGAAGCAGGGCAAGTCCGTCAAGTCGCGGCTGCACAACAAAATCACTCAGAACAGACTAAAGAAGGAGGACTCGAACTGTCACCAGCTCCCGACCTTCTCAAGTTCGCACATGGCtgtgccgcccccctccccacatctaTCCCTCCACCCATTCCACACCGGTATGATGCCTTTCCACCCTTcgatacccccctcccccttgtcgtaccccctccccccaccttATATCCCTCCCACTGTGCCTTTCATGCCCGCGCGGCCCAGGAAACCGAGAAAATGCGTTCGGAAGTACCTCCACGAAGCGCGGAGGTCGGAGGTCAGGAGACTGATGAAGTTGTTGCAATGCAGAGAAGAGGCGAGGGTAGACCTGTTTTCAT TAATAGAGTCTTCAGACAGCGAGGACGAGTCACATGactcgttaccatggcaacattcCTGGTTCTCAGATGATTCTGAGGAAGAAGACTCGTCAGA TTCCGTGGACGCGTCCCCGGTCAGACCGCGGGACAAGCGGTTAGTCACGGTGCACCGTAGCCTGTGCAGAAAGTACACCCAGCTCCTGCAGTCCCTCAGGAGAAGTGCGGAAAAACAGGCACTCGACCAGCAGGAGTCACGGACAGTCCTGGGGTCCTACTGCTCAGACAGGAGAGAGACTGTGGAAGTGCTGAGAGAAGAGAGCAGACACAAAGACAGTGTGGTGGACAAACAAAG CCACAGACCCACGGTGAGAAGAAGAGACGTGGGTGTGTCGAGGGTGTGTACGGGGGACTGGGAGGGACAGAAGTGCACCAGGAGAGCCCTCCCCCTCACAAGATTCTGTGTGCAAC ATGTGGGAGCGAATCCTGACCAGCTGCTATATCAGAGGTGCACGGCGAGGTTTTCGGACGGACGGCAGTGCAGCACGACCGTCTTCGACATCGCACACGAGAGACCACTCTGTCAGGAACACGCCAGGAAAAGG GAGCTCTCCCAAAAGAGAGAAGCGGACAGAAAAGCGGCGGCAGCCCTTGCCGCGCAGCACGGGCCTCCCCCGAAGAAGCCACGGAAGAAGAGCAAGTCCTCGCACTCCAGATCCTCCAAGAAGAGCAAGAGTaaaaagaagaggaacagtCGGCCGCAGAAGCCAATCCCTCCGGCCAAGCCTGTCGGGAACAACGACATGTCGCTTAGCTTGGGGATCGATACGTCAGCGCTCAG CCCTGCCCCTGAGGGCATCGACCCCGATGACATCACGGAGGACCTGCAGGAACTGGACGGTCATGACATTGAAAAGTCGCTCGAACTTGACATCGACGACACGGACCTGAATATCGATAACGTCCAGTCTGCGCTTGAAGGGACGCATCACGCGCCGGGGTTGCTAGAGTCACATGACTTTGCCGACGTCCTCCCGAAGTTGCCGGAGGACTTGGAGGGTTTTGACTTCTTCACAG GTAAAAACGGGGAGTTTGTTCCGACGCGGGAAGAGGCTGAGGAGCTGGAGCGAGCCTTGGAGGCCGCCAACGACGTCGTGAAGAAGCTCCAGTCCAACAACGAGCTGCCGAGCCTCATCATGCAGGGAGACGGGCAGGACAATCACATGACTGGTCACATGATCAGTCAGGGCGGCGCGCTGATGGATCACGGGAGTCTGTCCTCCCAGTCCGCGCCCGCCATGGACGTGGGGTCGCTCATGAACAATGACCTTGGGAACAGCGACCTTCACAACATACGGGACGTGAACTCGTTTGACCTGGAGAACCCGGTTTCTCTCGCGCTGGTTTCGCCCAGCCTCAGCACCAATCAGGGCATGTTTCCGCCGCCAGGGCAGCTCAACAACGGCGTGGCGTCTCCGAACGACGCCTCGCGCCGCGGACAGGTAGACAATCAGTCGCCCATCCTGATGAGCCATATTCCCACGTCCTCGCAGGGCAGCCCCTACCACAACAACGACCAAAGACTTCTGGGGAATAACGGTCACTACGGTAACGACCTGGCCTCCCTCCCCACCAGTACGGAGGTCGGGACGCCGCAGAGACCCCCGTGGAGCTCGCTCAGCCCCAGCGAACGTAACATGATCATCGGCGCGGCGGGGCAGCAGATCCTAAACACGGCAGTCGGCCAGCAGCTGGTCAACGCGGGGATGTTCTCGCTGCCCGTGTCGTCGCAGGGCATCAGCTCCAAGTACCCGACCTCCGTGACCTTGGGACCAACGGCTGACCCCATGATGCTGAAACAACAGCTGGAGGGAGAGCGGCTGCCCGAGCACCTTTACTCACAACTGCAGCAGGCGctgaacatgaacatgaactTGGCTGCTCACAACAACGCCGAGAAAAACGCCGAGTCGTCGGGAGACCCCATCTTGAACAACTATTCCTCCTCGGGGGTGACTTTTCCCGCCAACGGACAATAA
- the LOC136445625 gene encoding INO80 complex subunit D-like isoform X1, whose product MTEATLVQHGPYMARHQEENRSIGLGGKHALTLPKPGKSSKSNEATGISMYQGKHIHYSEVDNKPLCSYSPKLCKQRRLNGYAFCIRHVLEDRSAPFKQCEFVAKYNNQRCTNPIPKSQDRNYCNSHLQVMGLAPKKERRKTSKEKIKKEPDNMVHVGNFPAWDPVMPPVPPITIKQEPLDEPVFRKPEPPAKQGKSVKSRLHNKITQNRLKKEDSNCHQLPTFSSSHMAVPPPSPHLSLHPFHTGMMPFHPSIPPSPLSYPLPPPYIPPTVPFMPARPRKPRKCVRKYLHEARRSEVRRLMKLLQCREEARVDLFSLIESSDSEDESHDSLPWQHSWFSDDSEEEDSSDSVDASPVRPRDKRLVTVHRSLCRKYTQLLQSLRRSAEKQALDQQESRTVLGSYCSDRRETVEVLREESRHKDSVVDKQSHRPTVRRRDVGVSRVCTGDWEGQKCTRRALPLTRFCVQHVGANPDQLLYQRCTARFSDGRQCSTTVFDIAHERPLCQEHARKRELSQKREADRKAAAALAAQHGPPPKKPRKKSKSSHSRSSKKSKSKKKRNSRPQKPIPPAKPVGNNDMSLSLGIDTSALSPAPEGIDPDDITEDLQELDGHDIEKSLELDIDDTDLNIDNVQSALEGTHHAPGLLESHDFADVLPKLPEDLEGFDFFTGKNGEFVPTREEAEELERALEAANDVVKKLQSNNELPSLIMQGDGQDNHMTGHMISQGGALMDHGSLSSQSAPAMDVGSLMNNDLGNSDLHNIRDVNSFDLENPVSLALVSPSLSTNQGMFPPPGQLNNGVASPNDASRRGQVDNQSPILMSHIPTSSQGSPYHNNDQRLLGNNGHYGNDLASLPTSTEVGTPQRPPWSSLSPSERNMIIGAAGQQILNTAVGQQLVNAGMFSLPVSSQGISSKYPTSVTLGPTADPMMLKQQLEGERLPEHLYSQLQQALNMNMNLAAHNNAEKNAESSGDPILNNYSSSGVTFPANGQ is encoded by the exons ATGACCGAGGCAACTCTAGTCCAACATGGCCCAT ATATGGCAAGACATCAAGAGGAAAACAGATCTAttgggctgggaggaaaacatgCACTGACCTTGCCCAAACCAGGTAAAT CATCCAAGAGTAATGAGGCCACAGGCATTAGCATGTACCAGGGGAAACACATCCACTACTCGGAGGTAGACAACAAACCCCTCTGTTCCTACAGCCCCAAACTCTGTAAGCAGCGGCGGCTCAACGGCTATGCCTTCTGTATCCGCCATGTTTTGGAGGACCGCTCGGCGCCGTTCAAGCAGTGCGAGTTCGTGGCCAAGTACAACAACCAGCGCTGCACCAACCCCATTCCTAAGAGCCAGGACAGAAA CTACTGCAACAGCCACTTACAAGTGATGGGGCTGGCTCCCAAAAAGGAACGAAGGAAAACCTCGAAAGAAAAGATAAAAAAGGAGCCGGACAATATGGTGCACGTCGGCAACTTTCCCGCCTGGGACCCTGTCATGCCTCCGGTACCACCAATCACCATCAAGCAGGAGCCTCTCGACGAACCCGTGTTCCGCAAACCGGAGCCGCCCGCGAAGCAGGGCAAGTCCGTCAAGTCGCGGCTGCACAACAAAATCACTCAGAACAGACTAAAGAAGGAGGACTCGAACTGTCACCAGCTCCCGACCTTCTCAAGTTCGCACATGGCtgtgccgcccccctccccacatctaTCCCTCCACCCATTCCACACCGGTATGATGCCTTTCCACCCTTcgatacccccctcccccttgtcgtaccccctccccccaccttATATCCCTCCCACTGTGCCTTTCATGCCCGCGCGGCCCAGGAAACCGAGAAAATGCGTTCGGAAGTACCTCCACGAAGCGCGGAGGTCGGAGGTCAGGAGACTGATGAAGTTGTTGCAATGCAGAGAAGAGGCGAGGGTAGACCTGTTTTCAT TAATAGAGTCTTCAGACAGCGAGGACGAGTCACATGactcgttaccatggcaacattcCTGGTTCTCAGATGATTCTGAGGAAGAAGACTCGTCAGA TTCCGTGGACGCGTCCCCGGTCAGACCGCGGGACAAGCGGTTAGTCACGGTGCACCGTAGCCTGTGCAGAAAGTACACCCAGCTCCTGCAGTCCCTCAGGAGAAGTGCGGAAAAACAGGCACTCGACCAGCAGGAGTCACGGACAGTCCTGGGGTCCTACTGCTCAGACAGGAGAGAGACTGTGGAAGTGCTGAGAGAAGAGAGCAGACACAAAGACAGTGTGGTGGACAAACAAAG CCACAGACCCACGGTGAGAAGAAGAGACGTGGGTGTGTCGAGGGTGTGTACGGGGGACTGGGAGGGACAGAAGTGCACCAGGAGAGCCCTCCCCCTCACAAGATTCTGTGTGCAAC ATGTGGGAGCGAATCCTGACCAGCTGCTATATCAGAGGTGCACGGCGAGGTTTTCGGACGGACGGCAGTGCAGCACGACCGTCTTCGACATCGCACACGAGAGACCACTCTGTCAGGAACACGCCAGGAAAAGG GAGCTCTCCCAAAAGAGAGAAGCGGACAGAAAAGCGGCGGCAGCCCTTGCCGCGCAGCACGGGCCTCCCCCGAAGAAGCCACGGAAGAAGAGCAAGTCCTCGCACTCCAGATCCTCCAAGAAGAGCAAGAGTaaaaagaagaggaacagtCGGCCGCAGAAGCCAATCCCTCCGGCCAAGCCTGTCGGGAACAACGACATGTCGCTTAGCTTGGGGATCGATACGTCAGCGCTCAG CCCTGCCCCTGAGGGCATCGACCCCGATGACATCACGGAGGACCTGCAGGAACTGGACGGTCATGACATTGAAAAGTCGCTCGAACTTGACATCGACGACACGGACCTGAATATCGATAACGTCCAGTCTGCGCTTGAAGGGACGCATCACGCGCCGGGGTTGCTAGAGTCACATGACTTTGCCGACGTCCTCCCGAAGTTGCCGGAGGACTTGGAGGGTTTTGACTTCTTCACAG GTAAAAACGGGGAGTTTGTTCCGACGCGGGAAGAGGCTGAGGAGCTGGAGCGAGCCTTGGAGGCCGCCAACGACGTCGTGAAGAAGCTCCAGTCCAACAACGAGCTGCCGAGCCTCATCATGCAGGGAGACGGGCAGGACAATCACATGACTGGTCACATGATCAGTCAGGGCGGCGCGCTGATGGATCACGGGAGTCTGTCCTCCCAGTCCGCGCCCGCCATGGACGTGGGGTCGCTCATGAACAATGACCTTGGGAACAGCGACCTTCACAACATACGGGACGTGAACTCGTTTGACCTGGAGAACCCGGTTTCTCTCGCGCTGGTTTCGCCCAGCCTCAGCACCAATCAGGGCATGTTTCCGCCGCCAGGGCAGCTCAACAACGGCGTGGCGTCTCCGAACGACGCCTCGCGCCGCGGACAGGTAGACAATCAGTCGCCCATCCTGATGAGCCATATTCCCACGTCCTCGCAGGGCAGCCCCTACCACAACAACGACCAAAGACTTCTGGGGAATAACGGTCACTACGGTAACGACCTGGCCTCCCTCCCCACCAGTACGGAGGTCGGGACGCCGCAGAGACCCCCGTGGAGCTCGCTCAGCCCCAGCGAACGTAACATGATCATCGGCGCGGCGGGGCAGCAGATCCTAAACACGGCAGTCGGCCAGCAGCTGGTCAACGCGGGGATGTTCTCGCTGCCCGTGTCGTCGCAGGGCATCAGCTCCAAGTACCCGACCTCCGTGACCTTGGGACCAACGGCTGACCCCATGATGCTGAAACAACAGCTGGAGGGAGAGCGGCTGCCCGAGCACCTTTACTCACAACTGCAGCAGGCGctgaacatgaacatgaactTGGCTGCTCACAACAACGCCGAGAAAAACGCCGAGTCGTCGGGAGACCCCATCTTGAACAACTATTCCTCCTCGGGGGTGACTTTTCCCGCCAACGGACAATAA
- the LOC136445625 gene encoding INO80 complex subunit D-like isoform X5: MTEATLVQHGPSSKSNEATGISMYQGKHIHYSEVDNKPLCSYSPKLCKQRRLNGYAFCIRHVLEDRSAPFKQCEFVAKYNNQRCTNPIPKSQDRNYCNSHLQVMGLAPKKERRKTSKEKIKKEPDNMVHVGNFPAWDPVMPPVPPITIKQEPLDEPVFRKPEPPAKQGKSVKSRLHNKITQNRLKKEDSNCHQLPTFSSSHMAVPPPSPHLSLHPFHTGMMPFHPSIPPSPLSYPLPPPYIPPTVPFMPARPRKPRKCVRKYLHEARRSEVRRLMKLLQCREEARVDLFSLIESSDSEDESHDSLPWQHSWFSDDSEEEDSSDSVDASPVRPRDKRLVTVHRSLCRKYTQLLQSLRRSAEKQALDQQESRTVLGSYCSDRRETVEVLREESRHKDSVVDKQSHRPTVRRRDVGVSRVCTGDWEGQKCTRRALPLTRFCVQHVGANPDQLLYQRCTARFSDGRQCSTTVFDIAHERPLCQEHARKRELSQKREADRKAAAALAAQHGPPPKKPRKKSKSSHSRSSKKSKSKKKRNSRPQKPIPPAKPVGNNDMSLSLGIDTSALSPAPEGIDPDDITEDLQELDGHDIEKSLELDIDDTDLNIDNVQSALEGTHHAPGLLESHDFADVLPKLPEDLEGFDFFTGKNGEFVPTREEAEELERALEAANDVVKKLQSNNELPSLIMQGDGQDNHMTGHMISQGGALMDHGSLSSQSAPAMDVGSLMNNDLGNSDLHNIRDVNSFDLENPVSLALVSPSLSTNQGMFPPPGQLNNGVASPNDASRRGQVDNQSPILMSHIPTSSQGSPYHNNDQRLLGNNGHYGNDLASLPTSTEVGTPQRPPWSSLSPSERNMIIGAAGQQILNTAVGQQLVNAGMFSLPVSSQGISSKYPTSVTLGPTADPMMLKQQLEGERLPEHLYSQLQQALNMNMNLAAHNNAEKNAESSGDPILNNYSSSGVTFPANGQ, translated from the exons ATGACCGAGGCAACTCTAGTCCAACATGGCCCAT CATCCAAGAGTAATGAGGCCACAGGCATTAGCATGTACCAGGGGAAACACATCCACTACTCGGAGGTAGACAACAAACCCCTCTGTTCCTACAGCCCCAAACTCTGTAAGCAGCGGCGGCTCAACGGCTATGCCTTCTGTATCCGCCATGTTTTGGAGGACCGCTCGGCGCCGTTCAAGCAGTGCGAGTTCGTGGCCAAGTACAACAACCAGCGCTGCACCAACCCCATTCCTAAGAGCCAGGACAGAAA CTACTGCAACAGCCACTTACAAGTGATGGGGCTGGCTCCCAAAAAGGAACGAAGGAAAACCTCGAAAGAAAAGATAAAAAAGGAGCCGGACAATATGGTGCACGTCGGCAACTTTCCCGCCTGGGACCCTGTCATGCCTCCGGTACCACCAATCACCATCAAGCAGGAGCCTCTCGACGAACCCGTGTTCCGCAAACCGGAGCCGCCCGCGAAGCAGGGCAAGTCCGTCAAGTCGCGGCTGCACAACAAAATCACTCAGAACAGACTAAAGAAGGAGGACTCGAACTGTCACCAGCTCCCGACCTTCTCAAGTTCGCACATGGCtgtgccgcccccctccccacatctaTCCCTCCACCCATTCCACACCGGTATGATGCCTTTCCACCCTTcgatacccccctcccccttgtcgtaccccctccccccaccttATATCCCTCCCACTGTGCCTTTCATGCCCGCGCGGCCCAGGAAACCGAGAAAATGCGTTCGGAAGTACCTCCACGAAGCGCGGAGGTCGGAGGTCAGGAGACTGATGAAGTTGTTGCAATGCAGAGAAGAGGCGAGGGTAGACCTGTTTTCAT TAATAGAGTCTTCAGACAGCGAGGACGAGTCACATGactcgttaccatggcaacattcCTGGTTCTCAGATGATTCTGAGGAAGAAGACTCGTCAGA TTCCGTGGACGCGTCCCCGGTCAGACCGCGGGACAAGCGGTTAGTCACGGTGCACCGTAGCCTGTGCAGAAAGTACACCCAGCTCCTGCAGTCCCTCAGGAGAAGTGCGGAAAAACAGGCACTCGACCAGCAGGAGTCACGGACAGTCCTGGGGTCCTACTGCTCAGACAGGAGAGAGACTGTGGAAGTGCTGAGAGAAGAGAGCAGACACAAAGACAGTGTGGTGGACAAACAAAG CCACAGACCCACGGTGAGAAGAAGAGACGTGGGTGTGTCGAGGGTGTGTACGGGGGACTGGGAGGGACAGAAGTGCACCAGGAGAGCCCTCCCCCTCACAAGATTCTGTGTGCAAC ATGTGGGAGCGAATCCTGACCAGCTGCTATATCAGAGGTGCACGGCGAGGTTTTCGGACGGACGGCAGTGCAGCACGACCGTCTTCGACATCGCACACGAGAGACCACTCTGTCAGGAACACGCCAGGAAAAGG GAGCTCTCCCAAAAGAGAGAAGCGGACAGAAAAGCGGCGGCAGCCCTTGCCGCGCAGCACGGGCCTCCCCCGAAGAAGCCACGGAAGAAGAGCAAGTCCTCGCACTCCAGATCCTCCAAGAAGAGCAAGAGTaaaaagaagaggaacagtCGGCCGCAGAAGCCAATCCCTCCGGCCAAGCCTGTCGGGAACAACGACATGTCGCTTAGCTTGGGGATCGATACGTCAGCGCTCAG CCCTGCCCCTGAGGGCATCGACCCCGATGACATCACGGAGGACCTGCAGGAACTGGACGGTCATGACATTGAAAAGTCGCTCGAACTTGACATCGACGACACGGACCTGAATATCGATAACGTCCAGTCTGCGCTTGAAGGGACGCATCACGCGCCGGGGTTGCTAGAGTCACATGACTTTGCCGACGTCCTCCCGAAGTTGCCGGAGGACTTGGAGGGTTTTGACTTCTTCACAG GTAAAAACGGGGAGTTTGTTCCGACGCGGGAAGAGGCTGAGGAGCTGGAGCGAGCCTTGGAGGCCGCCAACGACGTCGTGAAGAAGCTCCAGTCCAACAACGAGCTGCCGAGCCTCATCATGCAGGGAGACGGGCAGGACAATCACATGACTGGTCACATGATCAGTCAGGGCGGCGCGCTGATGGATCACGGGAGTCTGTCCTCCCAGTCCGCGCCCGCCATGGACGTGGGGTCGCTCATGAACAATGACCTTGGGAACAGCGACCTTCACAACATACGGGACGTGAACTCGTTTGACCTGGAGAACCCGGTTTCTCTCGCGCTGGTTTCGCCCAGCCTCAGCACCAATCAGGGCATGTTTCCGCCGCCAGGGCAGCTCAACAACGGCGTGGCGTCTCCGAACGACGCCTCGCGCCGCGGACAGGTAGACAATCAGTCGCCCATCCTGATGAGCCATATTCCCACGTCCTCGCAGGGCAGCCCCTACCACAACAACGACCAAAGACTTCTGGGGAATAACGGTCACTACGGTAACGACCTGGCCTCCCTCCCCACCAGTACGGAGGTCGGGACGCCGCAGAGACCCCCGTGGAGCTCGCTCAGCCCCAGCGAACGTAACATGATCATCGGCGCGGCGGGGCAGCAGATCCTAAACACGGCAGTCGGCCAGCAGCTGGTCAACGCGGGGATGTTCTCGCTGCCCGTGTCGTCGCAGGGCATCAGCTCCAAGTACCCGACCTCCGTGACCTTGGGACCAACGGCTGACCCCATGATGCTGAAACAACAGCTGGAGGGAGAGCGGCTGCCCGAGCACCTTTACTCACAACTGCAGCAGGCGctgaacatgaacatgaactTGGCTGCTCACAACAACGCCGAGAAAAACGCCGAGTCGTCGGGAGACCCCATCTTGAACAACTATTCCTCCTCGGGGGTGACTTTTCCCGCCAACGGACAATAA